From Streptomyces sp. NBC_01460, a single genomic window includes:
- a CDS encoding ricin-type beta-trefoil lectin domain protein, with the protein MKKFIATLSLALTTAAGVLWSGALPASAAEQAPAASALRLMPLGDSITDGIGSSTGNGYRGPLWSELNAGGYALDFVGSSRAGSMQDPDNEGHSGWRIDQISSIADASLSRYRPNVVTLMIGTNDLGQNYQVPTAADRLSALIDQVTTTAPDATVLVASLTVSTNSTIEANRGAFNQRIPGMVQTKQAAGKHVRHVDMGGLTTGDLADGLHPNDAGYRKMSAAFRDGIAAAEAAGWIGEPAPIGGQVRSAIAGKCMDVDGGRSDNGTAVQSWACNNTDAQRWSAPADGTLRALGKCLDAKGAGMANGTQTVLWDCNSGTNQVWQSYNGGYRNPASGRCLDLPASSSSDGTRLVLWDCNGGSNQKWTLL; encoded by the coding sequence ATGAAAAAGTTCATCGCAACTCTTTCCCTGGCGTTGACCACCGCCGCAGGTGTGCTCTGGAGCGGCGCGCTGCCCGCCTCCGCGGCGGAGCAGGCGCCTGCGGCGTCTGCCCTGCGCCTCATGCCGCTGGGTGACTCGATCACCGACGGAATCGGCAGCAGCACCGGAAACGGCTACAGAGGCCCGCTCTGGAGCGAGTTAAATGCCGGAGGGTACGCACTGGACTTCGTGGGATCGTCCCGGGCGGGCTCCATGCAGGACCCCGACAACGAAGGCCACTCCGGCTGGAGGATCGACCAGATCTCCTCGATCGCGGACGCCTCGCTCTCCCGCTACCGGCCCAATGTCGTGACCCTCATGATCGGCACCAACGACCTGGGCCAGAATTATCAGGTGCCTACCGCCGCGGACCGGCTCAGCGCGCTCATCGACCAGGTGACGACGACGGCGCCTGACGCGACCGTGCTGGTCGCGTCGCTGACCGTTTCCACGAACTCTACGATCGAGGCGAACAGAGGCGCGTTCAACCAGCGGATTCCCGGCATGGTCCAGACGAAGCAGGCTGCGGGCAAGCATGTGCGCCACGTCGACATGGGTGGTCTGACCACAGGCGATCTGGCCGACGGTCTGCACCCGAATGACGCCGGCTACCGGAAGATGTCCGCCGCCTTCCGCGATGGCATCGCGGCCGCCGAAGCTGCCGGGTGGATCGGCGAACCCGCCCCCATCGGTGGTCAGGTGAGATCCGCGATCGCCGGCAAGTGCATGGACGTCGACGGAGGCAGGTCCGACAACGGCACCGCCGTGCAGTCGTGGGCCTGCAACAACACCGACGCACAGCGGTGGTCCGCCCCGGCGGACGGCACGCTACGGGCGCTGGGCAAGTGCCTGGACGCCAAGGGTGCGGGTATGGCCAACGGCACCCAGACGGTCCTGTGGGACTGCAACAGCGGAACCAACCAGGTCTGGCAGTCCTACAACGGTGGGTATCGCAACCCGGCGTCCGGACGGTGCCTGGACCTGCCCGCGAGCTCCTCTTCTGACGGCACACGACTGGTGTTGTGGGACTGCAACGGCGGATCCAACCAGAAGTGGACGCTGCTGTGA
- a CDS encoding glycoside hydrolase family 76 protein: MIRRRTLLAAAAAIGVTAVGGTASRSPAEATERTSADAPGARVLGTVNTDAAFAALNSAFLISDGGQRYYKTSLNNAEKDYFWRQALDIQAVQDVHDSAPRAETRDLVTRLLDTFLQQNRGSGGLYDWNWNEYNDDLLWAGLAFVRGHKITGNQTYLNQARYAFDRVYDRGWDNALGGGIWWDIRRRDKNALSNSPAVILGCLIYESNGDRGYLDKARAIFDWLWARLLDRSTGGVYETMYADGTRSSGQSVYSAGAFVGAAQALYRNQGQGSLFDDARRTVDWVIRDRTANGIMTNGQREGTWQSEFARGMGEFVRENNLWDQYYDFMKRNADAAWSARRTDLNLTWNRWDAQTPRDDTRAIEAIGAVIMQAVTPVSRP; this comes from the coding sequence ATGATCAGACGTAGAACGTTACTCGCGGCAGCAGCGGCGATCGGTGTCACCGCGGTCGGCGGGACAGCTTCGCGGAGTCCCGCGGAGGCGACGGAGCGTACTTCGGCCGACGCGCCCGGCGCCAGGGTGCTGGGAACTGTCAACACCGATGCGGCCTTCGCCGCGCTGAACAGCGCCTTCCTCATCTCCGACGGAGGGCAGCGGTACTACAAGACGTCCCTCAACAACGCGGAGAAGGACTACTTCTGGCGTCAGGCGCTGGACATCCAAGCGGTACAGGACGTGCACGACAGCGCCCCACGTGCGGAAACCCGTGATCTGGTCACCCGACTTCTCGACACATTCCTGCAGCAGAACCGAGGTTCGGGTGGGTTGTACGACTGGAACTGGAACGAGTACAACGACGATCTGCTCTGGGCCGGACTGGCCTTCGTGAGAGGCCACAAGATCACAGGCAACCAGACCTACCTGAATCAGGCGAGGTACGCCTTCGACCGCGTCTACGACCGGGGCTGGGACAACGCCCTCGGCGGTGGCATCTGGTGGGACATCCGCAGACGCGACAAGAACGCGCTCAGCAACAGCCCGGCGGTCATCCTCGGCTGCCTGATCTACGAGTCCAACGGGGACCGCGGATATCTGGACAAGGCACGAGCGATCTTCGACTGGCTGTGGGCGAGGTTGCTCGACCGCTCGACCGGCGGTGTGTACGAGACCATGTACGCCGACGGAACTCGATCGAGCGGACAGTCGGTGTACTCGGCAGGTGCCTTCGTCGGCGCCGCTCAAGCCCTGTACCGGAACCAAGGCCAAGGAAGCCTGTTCGACGATGCCAGACGGACGGTCGACTGGGTCATCCGGGACCGCACCGCCAACGGGATCATGACCAACGGGCAACGGGAGGGCACGTGGCAGTCGGAGTTCGCCCGAGGGATGGGCGAGTTCGTCCGTGAGAACAACCTCTGGGATCAGTACTACGACTTCATGAAGCGCAACGCGGATGCGGCATGGAGCGCCCGGCGTACCGACCTCAACTTGACCTGGAACCGTTGGGACGCGCAGACACCGCGCGATGACACCAGGGCGATCGAGGCCATCGGTGCGGTGATCATGCAAGCGGTCACTCCGGTCAGCCGGCCGTAG
- a CDS encoding ROK family transcriptional regulator, whose protein sequence is MNAYFSSPLSSDHSTAPGTPPGQTPGEVLALIGSGVAVTRAEIARRTGLARSTVSQRVDALIAHGFIDEDSEAPSTGGRPPRRLSLRTHDHAIAGVDIGASHCRVGLLDISGALLVAREEPLTIEDGPEAVLGHVERTLRMLLEAGDGNGSRTLRAIGVGVPGPVEFSTGRPVDPPIMPGWHHYPIPDFFEERFGVRALVDNDVNVMALAEQRRAFSSTLHLLYLKVGTGIGCGIVADGRIHRGARGSAGDIGHIRVGEREEPCRCGNSGCLEAIAGGAALAEQLRELGLEAVGTLDIVQLVREGNREAVRMVREAGRAVGEVLSGLVNFFNPETVVVGGALAAVHDQLLAGVREAVYRRSNPLATDVLRIEPSRIGENAGAIGAGILAIEHALSPAQIDRALTTDASAV, encoded by the coding sequence GTGAACGCATATTTCTCGTCGCCTTTGTCGTCGGATCACAGCACCGCCCCGGGTACCCCGCCCGGCCAGACGCCCGGCGAGGTGTTGGCTCTGATCGGTTCTGGCGTCGCCGTCACGCGCGCCGAGATCGCCCGGCGTACCGGACTCGCCCGCTCCACCGTCTCCCAGCGCGTCGACGCCCTTATCGCCCACGGCTTCATCGACGAGGACTCCGAGGCACCCTCCACCGGCGGACGCCCGCCGCGTCGGCTCTCCCTGCGGACCCACGACCACGCCATCGCCGGTGTCGACATCGGGGCCTCGCACTGCCGGGTGGGGCTGCTGGACATCAGCGGCGCCCTGCTCGTAGCCCGCGAGGAGCCGTTGACCATTGAGGACGGACCCGAGGCGGTCCTCGGCCACGTCGAGCGGACCCTGCGCATGCTGCTCGAAGCAGGTGACGGTAACGGCTCGCGGACGCTGCGTGCCATCGGCGTCGGCGTGCCTGGCCCGGTGGAGTTCTCGACCGGACGCCCGGTGGATCCGCCGATCATGCCTGGTTGGCACCACTACCCCATTCCCGATTTCTTCGAGGAACGGTTCGGTGTCCGGGCACTGGTGGACAACGATGTGAACGTAATGGCCTTGGCCGAGCAACGCCGGGCCTTTTCCAGCACGTTGCATCTGCTGTACCTGAAGGTCGGCACTGGCATCGGCTGCGGCATCGTCGCCGACGGCCGCATCCACCGGGGCGCGCGGGGGTCGGCCGGAGACATCGGGCACATCCGCGTCGGTGAGCGGGAGGAGCCATGCCGGTGCGGCAACTCTGGCTGCCTTGAGGCAATCGCGGGAGGTGCCGCACTGGCCGAACAGCTGCGGGAACTGGGACTGGAGGCTGTCGGAACCCTCGACATCGTGCAGTTGGTCAGGGAGGGAAATCGCGAGGCCGTCCGGATGGTCCGCGAGGCCGGCCGCGCGGTCGGCGAGGTGCTGTCCGGGCTGGTGAACTTCTTCAACCCGGAGACGGTCGTCGTCGGCGGCGCCCTGGCCGCCGTGCACGACCAACTTCTCGCGGGGGTCCGCGAGGCGGTCTACCGCCGGTCCAACCCGCTGGCGACTGACGTCCTGCGGATCGAGCCGAGCCGGATCGGCGAGAACGCGGGCGCGATCGGTGCCGGCATCCTGGCGATCGAGCACGCCCTGTCCCCTGCCCAGATCGACCGCGCCCTCACGACGGACGCGTCGGCCGTGTGA
- a CDS encoding sugar ABC transporter ATP-binding protein, with translation MLTMSSVSKSFLGARVLHGVSLDLEPGEVHALVGENGAGKSTLMKVLAGEHAPDEGTITLDGTTRAFSHPVQAQAAGIALIHQEFALLPDRTVAENVFLGREPVRRGLVDRRAMERRTAELLAELDETGIDPRMHIKELSVARQQTVEIVKALAASEVRVLVMDEPTAPLADHEVELLYALIRRLAARGIGILYISHRLREVFDLSQRITVLKDGRKVAALTTAETTPDEVVRAMVGRELRSYYPPRAEPGDIGGPLLTVTDAGNERLTGIGLTLRAGEVTGVAGLQGSGRTSLVRALFGAAPFTRGRMTVSDRPLLPNSPRQAIRGGIALVTEDRKAEGLALRQSVRDNALLVTRAVSGVGRQDVAGLLERVALRSRGLDQEVRYLSGGNQQKVVIAKWLAARPRVLLFDEPTRGVDVGAKSAIHTLVRELAREGLAVLIVSSELPELIGMSDRILVMADGALVGELPAGATEEDVMRLATGDTADRFEGSAA, from the coding sequence ATGCTGACGATGAGCAGTGTCTCGAAGAGCTTCCTCGGGGCGAGGGTGTTACACGGGGTGTCACTCGACCTGGAACCGGGCGAGGTTCACGCCCTGGTCGGGGAGAACGGCGCGGGCAAGTCCACGTTGATGAAGGTGCTCGCCGGGGAGCACGCCCCTGACGAGGGCACCATCACCCTCGACGGCACCACCCGCGCCTTCTCGCACCCCGTACAGGCACAAGCCGCCGGAATCGCTCTCATCCATCAGGAGTTCGCCCTCCTCCCGGACCGCACCGTCGCGGAGAACGTCTTCCTCGGCCGCGAGCCGGTGCGCCGGGGGCTGGTCGACAGGCGGGCGATGGAGCGGCGCACCGCCGAGCTGCTCGCAGAGCTGGACGAAACCGGGATCGACCCCCGTATGCACATCAAGGAACTGTCGGTGGCCCGGCAGCAGACCGTGGAGATCGTCAAGGCGCTGGCCGCCTCCGAGGTCCGCGTCCTGGTCATGGACGAGCCGACCGCCCCCCTGGCCGACCACGAGGTGGAACTGCTCTATGCGCTGATCCGCCGGCTCGCCGCCCGTGGCATCGGGATTCTCTACATCAGCCACCGGCTGCGGGAGGTCTTCGACCTCTCCCAGCGCATCACCGTACTGAAGGACGGCCGCAAGGTTGCCGCCCTCACCACCGCCGAGACCACCCCCGACGAGGTGGTGCGGGCCATGGTCGGCCGTGAGCTGCGCTCCTACTACCCGCCCCGCGCCGAACCCGGAGACATCGGCGGGCCGCTCCTGACCGTCACCGACGCCGGCAACGAGCGCCTCACGGGCATCGGGCTGACCTTGCGCGCCGGCGAGGTCACCGGGGTCGCCGGCTTACAGGGCTCGGGTCGCACCTCGCTGGTGCGGGCCCTGTTCGGCGCCGCGCCCTTCACCCGCGGCCGGATGACCGTATCGGACCGGCCACTGCTGCCCAACAGTCCGCGGCAGGCGATCCGCGGTGGCATCGCACTGGTCACCGAGGACCGCAAGGCCGAGGGCCTGGCGCTGCGTCAGTCCGTACGTGACAACGCCCTGCTCGTCACCCGGGCCGTCTCCGGCGTCGGGAGACAGGACGTCGCCGGGTTGCTGGAGCGGGTCGCGCTGCGCTCCCGCGGCCTGGACCAGGAGGTGCGCTACCTCTCCGGGGGCAACCAGCAGAAGGTGGTCATCGCCAAGTGGCTCGCCGCCCGTCCCCGGGTGCTGCTGTTCGACGAACCGACCCGTGGTGTGGACGTCGGTGCGAAGTCCGCGATCCACACGCTCGTGCGCGAACTCGCCCGGGAGGGGCTCGCCGTGCTCATCGTCTCCTCCGAATTGCCTGAGCTGATCGGCATGAGCGACCGGATCCTGGTGATGGCCGACGGAGCGCTGGTGGGCGAACTGCCCGCGGGCGCCACCGAGGAGGATGTCATGCGGCTGGCGACCGGGGACACCGCCGACCGGTTCGAGGGGAGTGCCGCATGA
- a CDS encoding ABC transporter permease gives MTAVPGGPAAQVAPRRPNPLSRIRLGDPVVAVWLAALAVTLVGWIVVAADGGEFMTRTTVTGILQNSVALGLVAVGQSVVILTGSLDLSVAYLVSLGALVAAEMMESGSVLTAVLVVLALSAAVGVANGLIVTGLKVNAFIATLGMAFILRGYIEDTYTGPAGHVPASFRRLGYDRIGFVPVSVLLLIAVAVVAWLITRRTRLGHHMYATGGDEHAARLSGVRTGRTVVLAHVLCSLCVGAAALFLAARLGAGAPWAGTDARYDLESIAAVVLGGTALAGGRGGVTGTLGGVLVLSVLDSIFNQLSVDPFFKNVVRGVVIIAAVALYARPRSERPSGRPRRSGRGRAKQGGTPGVPRQEQSA, from the coding sequence ATGACGGCCGTACCTGGCGGGCCCGCGGCACAGGTCGCGCCCCGCAGGCCGAACCCCCTGTCCCGCATCCGCCTCGGCGACCCCGTGGTCGCCGTGTGGCTGGCCGCGCTCGCGGTCACCCTCGTCGGCTGGATCGTCGTGGCCGCGGACGGCGGCGAGTTCATGACCCGGACGACAGTCACGGGGATACTCCAGAACTCGGTCGCCCTGGGCTTGGTCGCGGTCGGCCAGTCGGTGGTGATCCTCACCGGCTCCCTCGACCTCTCCGTCGCGTACCTCGTCAGCCTCGGGGCCCTGGTGGCCGCGGAGATGATGGAGAGCGGCAGCGTCCTCACCGCGGTCCTGGTGGTCCTTGCGCTGTCCGCCGCCGTCGGCGTCGCGAACGGGCTGATCGTCACCGGGCTGAAGGTCAACGCGTTCATCGCGACGCTCGGCATGGCGTTCATCCTGCGCGGCTACATCGAGGACACCTACACCGGCCCCGCCGGCCACGTGCCCGCCTCCTTCCGGCGTCTGGGCTACGACCGCATCGGTTTCGTGCCCGTCTCCGTTCTCCTGCTGATCGCGGTCGCCGTCGTCGCCTGGCTGATCACCCGGCGCACACGCCTCGGCCACCACATGTACGCCACCGGCGGCGACGAGCACGCCGCCCGGCTGTCCGGCGTGCGCACCGGACGCACCGTCGTCCTGGCGCACGTCCTGTGCTCGCTGTGCGTCGGTGCCGCTGCCCTGTTCCTCGCCGCCCGGCTCGGCGCGGGCGCCCCCTGGGCGGGCACGGACGCACGCTACGACCTGGAGTCGATCGCCGCCGTCGTGCTCGGCGGCACGGCGCTCGCCGGCGGACGCGGCGGAGTGACCGGAACCCTCGGCGGCGTCCTGGTGCTCTCCGTGCTGGACAGCATTTTCAACCAGCTCTCCGTCGACCCGTTCTTCAAGAACGTCGTCCGCGGGGTCGTCATCATCGCCGCCGTCGCCCTCTATGCCCGGCCCCGCTCGGAACGGCCCTCCGGACGGCCGCGCCGCTCTGGCCGGGGACGGGCGAAACAGGGCGGGACGCCGGGCGTCCCGAGGCAGGAGCAGTCCGCATGA
- a CDS encoding ABC transporter permease: MTTTTTETHTPNTAVRAVRRLGTGAPVYGLLVVLLAALAITDPGFYDPDSFLAFVKRAAPLVILAVGQYLVIVSGGFDLSVGAVVTAGVVAGAEFYGSYPDAPWLLVTAGLLVAGAVVGLANGLITTRLRVPSFITTLGMMLILEGAVFYWTGGSPQGVLPQSFREFGRGTAGGWLPWAVPACVLVGAAAVWLMRSDFGRTLLATGDSERAANLAGVRVPRVRTLAFVLSGTAAALAAVLVAGFSGVSAQAGRGLEFEAITAVVLGGVLLGGGRGSVVAAMAGAFSLQALFTLLNLQGVSGALESTVQGVIVIAAVGLGATGRPGLNRLRRHRSQPSGGTSS, encoded by the coding sequence ATGACCACCACCACGACCGAGACCCACACCCCGAACACCGCCGTCCGGGCGGTCCGGCGCCTGGGCACCGGCGCCCCCGTCTACGGGCTCCTCGTCGTCCTGCTCGCCGCCCTGGCGATCACCGACCCCGGCTTCTACGACCCCGACAGTTTCCTCGCCTTCGTCAAACGCGCAGCCCCGCTGGTGATCCTCGCCGTGGGCCAGTACCTCGTCATCGTCTCCGGTGGCTTCGACCTCTCCGTCGGCGCAGTGGTGACCGCCGGAGTGGTGGCCGGAGCCGAGTTCTACGGCTCCTACCCGGACGCCCCCTGGTTGCTCGTCACCGCCGGGCTCCTGGTGGCCGGGGCGGTGGTGGGGCTGGCCAACGGGCTCATCACCACCAGGTTACGGGTGCCGTCGTTCATCACCACCCTCGGCATGATGCTGATCCTCGAAGGTGCCGTCTTCTACTGGACCGGCGGCTCACCACAGGGCGTACTGCCCCAGAGCTTCCGGGAGTTCGGGCGTGGCACCGCGGGTGGCTGGCTGCCCTGGGCGGTTCCCGCCTGCGTCCTGGTCGGCGCCGCCGCGGTGTGGCTGATGCGTTCCGACTTCGGCCGCACGCTCCTCGCCACCGGGGACAGTGAACGCGCGGCGAACCTTGCGGGCGTTCGCGTCCCCCGCGTTCGCACCCTCGCGTTCGTGCTCTCGGGCACGGCCGCCGCCCTGGCGGCGGTGCTCGTCGCGGGCTTCTCCGGTGTCTCCGCCCAGGCGGGCCGCGGCCTGGAGTTCGAGGCCATCACCGCGGTCGTGCTCGGCGGGGTCCTCCTCGGCGGCGGACGCGGATCCGTCGTGGCCGCCATGGCCGGGGCCTTCTCCCTCCAGGCGCTCTTCACACTGCTCAACCTCCAAGGCGTCTCCGGCGCGCTGGAGTCCACCGTCCAGGGCGTCATCGTCATCGCGGCCGTCGGTCTCGGAGCCACCGGGCGTCCGGGACTGAACCGCTTACGCCGTCACCGATCACAACCATCCGGAGGCACCTCCTCATGA
- a CDS encoding substrate-binding domain-containing protein produces MSRALRTGRPGGHARPAVPLVALLTAALLSSCSSDVPQDDAAGGATASAQSQNSGEESKFFDPAAYERQLALAGTTPQGPADKPWEQMLDPEMTNTSKYAKTGGAKDVHLCFSNAGVFNPWRQVGLKSMKAEVELHDEITKFTVLDAQGKDDKQISDIQELSGQDCDALIVSPNTTATLTPAVQEACGKLPVIVFDRGVQTDCGVTFISPIGGYAYGAAAADFLVDKVDKGGKIVALRISPGVDVLENRWAAAEKAFDKAGLEVAEVKFTDGDPSKTKSIVADALSRHGTIDGIWMDSGATAVAAVEAFEDAGKDVPPITGEDQQDFLQAWKDKDLTAIAPAYPTFQWRTPVIAALRILGGKEVPKQWTLPQPVVTEENFDQYYKEGMPPLHYGACGCEKLPGYPGDWGGK; encoded by the coding sequence ATGAGCCGCGCACTTCGTACCGGACGACCTGGCGGCCACGCCCGTCCAGCCGTCCCACTCGTCGCCCTTCTGACAGCGGCGCTGCTGTCGTCCTGCTCATCCGATGTGCCCCAGGACGACGCGGCGGGCGGCGCCACCGCCTCGGCGCAGTCCCAGAACAGCGGCGAGGAGTCGAAGTTCTTCGATCCGGCGGCGTACGAGCGCCAGCTCGCGCTCGCCGGGACAACACCTCAGGGCCCGGCGGACAAGCCGTGGGAGCAGATGCTGGACCCGGAGATGACCAACACGTCGAAGTACGCCAAGACGGGAGGCGCCAAGGACGTCCACCTCTGCTTCTCCAACGCCGGCGTCTTCAACCCCTGGCGGCAGGTGGGACTCAAGAGCATGAAGGCGGAGGTGGAACTGCACGACGAGATCACTAAGTTCACCGTTCTGGACGCGCAGGGCAAGGACGACAAGCAGATCTCCGACATCCAGGAGCTGTCCGGTCAGGACTGCGACGCGCTCATCGTCTCGCCCAACACCACCGCCACCCTCACCCCGGCGGTGCAGGAGGCCTGCGGCAAGCTACCGGTAATCGTGTTCGACCGGGGCGTGCAGACCGACTGCGGAGTCACCTTCATCAGTCCCATCGGCGGCTATGCCTACGGTGCCGCGGCAGCCGACTTCCTGGTCGACAAGGTGGACAAGGGCGGCAAGATCGTCGCGCTGCGCATCTCGCCCGGTGTGGACGTCCTGGAGAATCGCTGGGCCGCCGCTGAGAAGGCCTTCGACAAGGCCGGACTCGAGGTGGCCGAGGTGAAGTTCACCGACGGCGACCCCTCGAAGACCAAGTCGATCGTCGCGGACGCCCTCTCCAGGCACGGCACGATCGACGGGATCTGGATGGACTCCGGTGCCACCGCCGTCGCGGCGGTCGAGGCCTTCGAGGACGCGGGCAAGGACGTGCCACCGATCACCGGCGAGGACCAGCAGGACTTCCTCCAGGCATGGAAGGACAAGGACCTCACCGCCATCGCACCGGCTTACCCGACCTTCCAGTGGCGCACGCCCGTGATTGCCGCACTGCGCATCCTGGGCGGTAAGGAGGTTCCGAAGCAGTGGACCCTGCCCCAGCCGGTCGTGACCGAGGAAAACTTCGACCAGTACTACAAGGAGGGCATGCCGCCCCTGCACTACGGCGCCTGCGGCTGCGAGAAGCTGCCCGGCTACCCCGGTGACTGGGGTGGCAAGTGA
- a CDS encoding sugar phosphate isomerase/epimerase family protein, producing MRPAVRREIGANPWIWHSPVTGEALAEVLPRLAGWGFDCVEIPLEQPGDWQPANVAKLLGDQGLTPAAVLAVMPPGRDLVRADPLVVRAAQDYLRQCVDAAARIGAPVVAGPVYAAVGRTWQMDDAERTAAYEQWRENIAPVVAHAAETGVRIAVEPLNRYETSLFNTVDQTVAAMDGLPARTIGIALDTYHQNIEERSLPDAVRRATGRLLHVQVCANDRGAPGDDHLDWPGFLDALDDEGYQGPLCIESFTAHNATIAVAASVWRPLAPSQDALATRGLAFLREAERRPARPALFSPPPA from the coding sequence GTGAGGCCGGCCGTGCGGCGCGAGATCGGCGCCAACCCCTGGATCTGGCATTCACCGGTCACCGGGGAGGCCCTCGCCGAGGTGCTGCCGCGCCTCGCCGGGTGGGGCTTCGACTGCGTCGAGATCCCGCTGGAACAGCCCGGCGACTGGCAGCCCGCCAACGTCGCCAAGCTCCTGGGCGACCAAGGCCTCACGCCCGCCGCGGTGCTCGCGGTGATGCCGCCGGGACGCGATCTCGTCCGCGCCGACCCCCTCGTGGTCCGCGCTGCCCAGGACTACCTACGGCAGTGCGTCGACGCGGCCGCGCGGATCGGTGCGCCGGTCGTGGCCGGCCCCGTCTACGCTGCCGTCGGCCGCACCTGGCAGATGGACGACGCCGAGCGGACAGCGGCGTACGAGCAGTGGCGGGAGAACATCGCGCCAGTCGTCGCGCACGCCGCCGAGACGGGCGTCCGGATTGCCGTCGAACCACTCAACCGGTACGAGACGAGTCTGTTCAACACCGTCGATCAGACGGTGGCAGCGATGGACGGGCTGCCCGCCCGCACCATCGGCATCGCGCTCGACACGTACCACCAGAACATCGAGGAGCGCTCACTGCCCGACGCTGTACGTCGAGCCACGGGCCGACTCCTCCACGTCCAGGTGTGCGCCAACGACCGGGGCGCACCGGGCGACGACCACCTGGACTGGCCGGGTTTCCTCGACGCCTTGGACGACGAGGGATACCAAGGGCCGCTTTGTATCGAGTCGTTCACCGCGCACAATGCGACGATCGCGGTCGCCGCCTCCGTGTGGCGGCCCCTCGCTCCCAGCCAGGACGCCCTCGCCACCCGGGGCCTGGCCTTCCTCCGGGAGGCTGAACGCCGTCCCGCCCGCCCCGCGCTCTTCAGCCCGCCGCCGGCCTGA